Part of the Rhizoctonia solani chromosome 2, complete sequence genome is shown below.
ATTCTACGCGTAAGTCGGCTGTTTTTATGATCGTGTAGCGCAGTTGGGTAAACGCTCTGTCGTTTCGCAGATGGTGGTCCGTCCGTCGCATGCGAAGAAAATATGGGAATCCAGAGCTCGGAGGGTTTCGTCCATCGGGCCGAATTCGAGCACGTCGCGAGGGTCAtcatccaagtccaagaagaagaagccaaaTAAGGGTGGTGCAAAGTGGCAAGACCCATGGTTGGCTCCGCCGCCCAAATCACCCCGGACCCCCACTGCGGTCCAATTCAATGCGAAAATACCAGTGGATGTAGTGAAAGCACCAATCCCCAGGATGACCAAGTATCAGAGTCGAGTTCCGTGCCGCTCAAAGTGATATACCCAAAGGAAGACGATAACAGACGCTAATTGTTTTTGGATATGAATTTGGTTCGTAGAGTGTAAATGTAGAATTGTATATTATAAATATGTTTATGTAAGCTATTGAAAAGTCAGAAGAAGGAAACGCTGTGCTTGGGATCAGCATCCTGACTCTTGACCTCGACTCCCCTCTGCTTACTGCAATATGGCTGGCACACTTACGGGAGGACGACTGCGCTCGGGGTCTGTGCATACTCACACCCAATCTCGCCCTCACCCTGGGTGGATGATGGACAAGGCACGGACTGAAAACGGATCCGGATATTTGCCGTCGCCAGCGAACATGAACCCACACCGTCGTTCCTTGCGTCGGCCTCAAGCACACTCAGCTCACTCTCTGTCCCCAAACCCGACCTCCATGCCGCCCCCTCGCTTACCCAAGCAACTCCATCCGTATCCACACTCCGCTTTGTTGGCCTCTGCTCGCTATGGTACCTGACCTCTGCGCTCTCCTCCAACACGGGCAAGTCGATTATGATCCAATTCAGGTACCCCGTTACCCTCACCTTCGTTCAATTCGCATTCGTCTCGGGCTACTGTTTCCTCCTTATGCACCCGCGCTTTGGCATGAGTTCATTGCGCACCCCTACGCGCGCTATCATTCGGAGCACACTCCCCATGGCCGCCTTCCAGGTTGGCGGTCACATCTTCTCCAGTATGGCTATCAGTCGCGTTCCAGTAAGCACAGTCCATACTATCAAGGTACGTCATTTTGCTTCTCCCATACGTCAATCGCTGACATGCCAACTCAGGCACTCTCGCCGCTGTTTACCGTTGCTGCCTACCGCCTCTTGTTTGGAGTCAGCTATTCATTCCGCACATACGTCTCCCTCCTCCCCCTTACCATTGGCGTCATGCTCGCGTGTACATTCGACGTAGCGGGCTCAAATCTGTTCGGCCTCATGTGCGCTTTCGGCTCAGCCCTAGTCTTCGTTTCATCCAATATCTTTTTCAAAAAGATTATGCCCTCTAATGGAGCCGCAACAGCCCACAAACTCGACAAGCTCAATTTACTCTTCTATTCGTCCGGGTTGGCCTTCCTACTCATGGTTCCCATCTGGATGTACTACGACTTTGGCCACTTGTGGAAGCGTTGGCACGACGACTCGCTTGTCGCCAGTCCATCAGGCAAGGCCCCCGCCCACAGCGTCATGTACTACTTTTTCCTAAACGGTACCGTTCACTGGGCACAGAACATTATCGCATTTGCGATCCTTGCGACCACCTCCCCAGTTACCTACTCCATTGCATCCCTTATCAAGCGCGTAGCCGTCATTTGCATCGCCATAGTCTGGTTCGCTCAGAATGTTCATCCAGTCCAGGCCTTGGTATTGTCCTCACGTTTGTAGGCTTATGGATGTACAATCAAGCCAAGGGTGATGTCGAGCGCGGTGAACACAAGGCCCGCAGAGTTGAGGCTGGTCGCCAGTTGCAGCTCCCGACGAGCAAGTCGGAACTCATAACCCCACAAGGAAGCCCTCACCCCCAACACTCACAAATATATGAGCACGGAAGTGCGGTTCAGGTTCATGCCTATGCGCCTCCTCCCGCTCGTTCACACCCCCCGATGCGTCAAATGTCAATTAATACTACGGCTACTACCGTCGGCAAGCAGACCAATTCTCCTACTGGGTCCTATCCCTCTCCCCCCGCGTCGCTCGATTCGCCCCCACAGTCTGCTGGGATTCGCCTCAAAAATCGTCGCGGCACACACGATGAACATAACCTCGGCTTAGAACTGCACCAAATTCCTACCCCACAACCCCACTCGCAATTCTAACTTGGAGGAATTTCCTCTTTCTTAGAGAATTCGTTAAAACGGACCATGTTCGATTTCTTGTGTTGAGTAACTGTAGACTCCATGTAGCTTGTCGTTTTGCCTTGTTGAGATATTGATACCACTGTGATTATGTTACagatttatatatatttgtgCGTTTCGGGATTTGTTTTGCTTCCGGTCCGAGACATAAATCGGTCCCGCCATTGCCCAGTCTTGTACCTTCCAACGCTTCAATTCGACAAGTATAGTATACGCATCGTGAGTTTGCTGGTTCACGACTTGTGGTTCTATCCAGGTCGCGCCCACTATGTCTAGTTATCCTGGTACCTACATCCCGCCTCTGGCTCCCGCTGCTGGACCTCCCCGTCGAACGTACGGAAAGAAGCGCATATTAGACCCGGAGCTATTAAACTTACAAGAAACTGGTCTTATGGCCAAGAAACCCCGTGAGTTGAGCTCATTtgatgcgcatacatccgcATCCCTACATACCGATGATTAGGAACGCTCGCATCTCTTCCCGTTAATGGACCCAAGCCTTCGCCTCTACTCAAACACCCACAGCTTTTATCTTCGTCTCCCGTCAAACGTGTAGGGCAGACCAAAACTTACTGGACTCGCCCTTCTTGGAACCCAGATCCAAACCAAAGCGTGGAATGCTCCGCCGGACGTCCTCGACACGCAAACCTCCCATACTCCAACCACCAAAGGTCATCACTTCTCGTCATTTCTCGCTTAGCAAGGTCAGAATCACCTCAAGTTTCCAATCCTACGCATCAGGGTGAACTTAGAAGAAAGACTTCAGAAGCTACAACTACGGTTTCTGTACCCTTCTCAGACGAACACTCGTGGCTAGTCCCTCCGCCACCCCGTGTTCGAGCTACAAGGACAAAGTATATCACCTCCGGAGATGCTGAGTTTTCATTTAACCCTCCTGCCGAATCGACGTGGCACCAAACGAGTCCCACTCCTCGTGCAAATATGCATCGTCCTGGGAAAAGACATGACAGCATTCTGTCTACCGACTCGGACGAGGACGGGGACACGGTCGGCGTGACAAAGCTCCTCAGCGCCGCGCCTCTCTTGCCCAAAATAAAACCCAAACCCAGGAGGTCCATAGACCTCGATATAAATAATGACACAACACCGAGAGCACCGCCCCTCATCGAACAGTTATGTCGCTCGCGCTCGGGTTCGCTGAATACAACTATTCGCCCACTTAACCTCAGTTTCAGGCAGACAAACGCCACGGACGCGGATGACGAGATGGAGGCGAATAGACCAATGATGACGAAGAATGACCCCGCTGTGCGTGCTTTGGCAGACGCATGTGCATCTATGGGTAGGTCCTCAAGCATCTATTTCAGTCCTCTTATCCTTATTTTGGGAAATGCGTAGGGCTAAACGAACCGGGCCAATCACGTCCTCCTGCTATTCATCTCCAGAATTCGAGCCCCACAAACCGCCCCGCTCGGCGGCATCGCAAGTCCCGGTCGGCTGGGCACTCTTCCGCTCACCGGCTTTCTCCGGGAACCGTGCATAAGTTATCGCAACGGCCTCGAGTCGGGATGCGTATCGAGCCAAAGGCTTTGAGCCCAAATGAAGACACCGACATATTCGCTACTTATGATTTTGACAAGGGAATCATACCTGGCTCTGGGTGACTCTTTATTTTATTCCAAAAAAGGCTTCTGTGTCGAGCCATGTAATAACACCGACTCCGTGTATCAGTGCTTCTTCATGATTGTACCTGTAATTCACCCAGGCGATCGCTGGATTCATGTTTAAAAAATGCCACAGTGCTTGTCCTTGTGATGACTGGTGATTGGAATAGAGTCTGGAGCGAGCAAACAGTAGTGGACCCTGAGCACGGCTTGAACTTAACTTCCACCCCCCTCTCCCCCTCACATTTCTCCCATAACAAATATGAACGGTGCAGCCAGCGCAAATGTTCTCATCGAGGCTGTCTCAACCCAAGAGCTCGATGATATGTACCAGGATGTCGATAGTGAAGAGTTTAGCGAGTTTGGATCGGATATAGATGAGCAGGAGGAAGGTGAGGCGGACATACCTGCACTCGAGAGGTTGAATAAGGAGGGTGAGTTAGTGTTAATATAAAACTGTTGTCCTGCAACTTATATTTGGTCAGTTCAAGCTACGTTCTCGGACGAAGACATCGACGAAATGATAGCTTATTTAAAAGAAGAAGGTAATTCGCCACACTTCATTTGTGACACCTTCTAACAAACTGAAACACCAGGAATGATATCATGGATCAAAGAATACGTTACTGAGCGAAAAACTCCAGTCTTGATATTGCTTGCTGCATTGGGAGCGCCGATCGTGAGTCGCAGAATCGTATTTCACCATGCCAACTAAAGCTTAATCCTCCCAGCCATTGAATGCGCAAAAGGAACCTCACTCGGACCAAAATATGCTGCATAGACTTCTCAAAGTTACGCTAACGAGGATGTAAGTAACACAACAAGTTTCATCCAGCTATCTTGATAAGCACTGACTTCGGTCCAGTTTACGTCGTCGGTCAAAACTAGAACACATAAATACTCCGGAAGACATAGTCGAGCTCATTAAAAAGAGCAAGAATATTATTGTCCTGACTGGGGCTGGAATTTCTGTCTCGTGTGGAATACGTGAGTAATCTATATGGACATGTGGACCCCTCAACGTGGTTACTGAACGTGAAAAAGCCGATTTTCGCTCGTCTTCTGGGATTTACGCCCAGATCAACGAGAGTAACAATTACGAATTGGACGATCCTCAGCAGATGTAAGCGTGTATTTCCATGGGTGCATACATTCAACCATTAATTGTGCACAGGTTTGATATTGAATATTTTCGCAAGAAGCCTTCTGTCTTCTAGTAGGTATTTTTGTGGCGTCCAGTCAGTAGGAATTATTGATCAACGTGTGTTTCAGTTCCTTCGCTAGGTAAATGCGCTGTTTTCTTGCCACGTTAGTCGACACAGCCTCATCTGTTTCGTACATAGCCAGATATACCCCTCGAATTTTATACCCTCCCCTTGCCACCGGTTTATTAGGTTACTCGAAGACCGAGACGTGGTACGTAGGTAAATTGATCTGGTGAATTGCGGGGTTAATTCGAATGGTAGCTCCTGAGAAATTATACCCAAGTAAGCGGTTACCACTATGCTAGGTCATTTGTTCTAATTCTAGTACAAAAGAACATAGACACGCTAGAAACTGAAGTAGGCGTGACTCGTGTGCTTCAATGCCATGGTTCATTTGCGACCGCTACATGCATAGAATGCAAAACCAAAGTCAACGGCTCGGACCTCAAAGAGGACATATTTTCTCAGCGGATCCCTCTTTGCAAAATCTGCAACAAACCTGTGGCCCCCGCCAAGGGCAAACCCAAGTCTAAGAAGAAAGACGTTTGGAATCCCAAGCAGAAGGACGCAGATGATGATATGGACATTCCGACCCCACCACTACCAAAAGG
Proteins encoded:
- a CDS encoding Triose-phosphate Transporter family, which produces MAGTLTGGRLRSGSVHTHTQSRPHPGEHEPTPSFLASASSTLSSLSVPKPDLHAAPSLTQATPSVSTLRFVGLCSLWYLTSALSSNTGKSIMIQFRYPVTLTFVQFAFVSGYCFLLMHPRFGMSSLRTPTRAIIRSTLPMAAFQVGGHIFSSMAISRVPVSTVHTIKALSPLFTVAAYRLLFGVSYSFRTYVSLLPLTIGVMLACTFDVAGSNLFGLMCAFGSALVFVSSNIFFKKIMPSNGAATAHKLDKLNLLFYSSGLAFLLMVPIWMYYDFGHLWKRWHDDSLVASPSGKAPAHSVMYYFFLNGTVHWAQNIIAFAILATTSPVTYSIASLIKRVAVICIAIVWFAQNVHPVQALVLSSPKGDVERGEHKARRVEAGRQLQLPTSKSELITPQGSPHPQHSQIYEHGSAVQVHAYAPPPARSHPPMRQMSINTTATTVGKQTNSPTGSYPSPPASLDSPPQSAGIRLKNRRGTHDEHNLGLELHQIPTPQPHSQF
- a CDS encoding NAD-dependent histone deacetylase SIR2; the protein is MNGAASANVLIEAVSTQELDDMYQDVDSEEFSEFGSDIDEQEEGEADIPALERLNKEVQATFSDEDIDEMIAYLKEEGMISWIKEYVTERKTPVLILLAALGAPIPLNAQKEPHSDQNMLHRLLKVTLTRILRRRSKLEHINTPEDIVELIKKSKNIIVLTGAGISVSCGIPDFRSSSGIYAQINESNNYELDDPQQMLLEDRDVLLRNYTQNIDTLETEVGVTRVLQCHGSFATATCIECKTKVNGSDLKEDIFSQRIPLCKICNKPVAPAKGKPKSKKKDVWNPKQKDADDDMDIPTPPLPKGIMKPDIIFFGEPLNDEFDYCLFKDRNSVDLLLVIGTSLKVAPVSEILTHIPHSVPQVLINKTPVTHVNPDVVLLGDADCVIEYLCDKLTWTLPGVGSSNKAKVQARLPGIPIKPVKAYNHEHVWVFPGGEGESWALKDPIVKSVPSIVPSRPDSATSSIRKRLSNESLRPALDRKDTDRSTKKSRLI